The Candidatus Arthromitus sp. SFB-mouse-Japan genome includes a region encoding these proteins:
- the rpoD gene encoding RNA polymerase sigma factor RpoD: MSVLKGLLTKGKESGGLLSKDIMDELEDVDLTPEHVEKLYMALDKMGIEVVDNFSNEFVEDLDLNSVIPEGITMDDPVRMYLKEIGSVQLLTSEEEILLSKKIKQNDTTSRIARKKLAEANLRLVVSIAKRYVGRGMLFLDLIQEGNLGLIKAVEKFDHTKGFKFSTYATWWIRQSITRAIADQARTIRIPVHMVETINKYTRVSRQLLQELGRDPLSEEIAKEMNMPENKVRDIRKIAQEPVSLETPIGEEEDSHLGDFIPDDDAPAPAEVAAFTLLKEQLMNVLDTLSAREKNVLKLRFGLDDGRARTLEEVGKEFKVTRERIRQIEAKALRKLRHPSRSKKLKDYLE; this comes from the coding sequence ATGTCTGTCTTAAAGGGTTTGTTAACTAAAGGGAAAGAGTCAGGCGGATTATTATCCAAAGACATAATGGATGAATTAGAGGATGTAGATTTAACCCCAGAACATGTTGAAAAGCTGTATATGGCTTTAGATAAAATGGGAATAGAAGTGGTAGATAATTTTTCTAATGAATTTGTTGAGGATTTGGATTTAAATTCTGTAATACCTGAAGGTATTACAATGGATGATCCTGTTAGAATGTATTTGAAAGAAATAGGAAGTGTTCAACTTCTTACATCAGAAGAAGAAATTTTGTTGTCTAAGAAGATAAAGCAGAATGACACGACTTCTAGAATAGCTAGAAAGAAATTGGCAGAGGCAAATTTAAGATTAGTTGTTAGTATTGCTAAGAGATATGTAGGTAGGGGAATGCTTTTTTTAGATCTAATACAGGAGGGTAATTTAGGGTTAATAAAAGCTGTGGAAAAGTTTGATCATACGAAGGGATTTAAATTTAGTACTTATGCTACATGGTGGATTAGACAATCTATAACTAGAGCAATTGCAGATCAGGCTAGAACTATTAGGATTCCTGTTCATATGGTAGAAACTATTAATAAATATACAAGAGTATCTAGGCAGTTATTACAAGAATTAGGAAGAGATCCGCTGTCTGAAGAAATAGCAAAAGAAATGAATATGCCTGAAAATAAGGTAAGGGATATTCGTAAGATTGCTCAAGAGCCAGTATCATTAGAAACTCCCATTGGTGAAGAAGAGGATAGTCATTTAGGAGATTTTATTCCTGATGATGATGCACCAGCACCTGCTGAAGTAGCTGCATTTACTTTATTGAAGGAACAATTAATGAATGTTTTAGATACTTTAAGTGCTAGAGAGAAGAATGTATTAAAACTTAGGTTCGGATTAGATGATGGGAGGGCTAGAACCTTAGAAGAAGTAGGTAAGGAGTTTAAAGTTACTAGGGAAAGAATTAGACAAATAGAAGCCAAGGCTTTAAGAAAATTGCGTCATCCAAGCAGGAGTAAAAAGTTAAAAGATTATCTGGAGTAG
- a CDS encoding tRNA (adenine(22)-N(1))-methyltransferase translates to MKSSNRIRHIINMCKYNETIIDVGCDHGYISIGLLNSNKCSRCYAVDINKDPINIAMNNIKKYNLDTKIRCILSDGFNWFDSLENTSAVIAGMGGSTIASIINRNINKIKYMNYILIQPNAYSKDIRKYLYDKQFHVEKEDVIYSKGIYYEYILILPKQQENLDKEYINFLVCFDYDMPLCIFNNAEGKYNDFIKYKINKYKGVLFHLRKNKLSNTIKYETFSRRIEILGRFLL, encoded by the coding sequence ATGAAATCAAGCAATAGAATAAGGCATATAATTAATATGTGTAAATACAATGAAACTATTATAGATGTAGGATGTGATCATGGATATATATCAATTGGACTATTGAATTCTAATAAGTGTTCAAGATGTTATGCTGTAGATATCAATAAAGATCCAATTAATATTGCAATGAACAATATAAAAAAATATAATTTAGATACTAAAATAAGATGTATTTTATCGGATGGATTTAATTGGTTCGATAGTTTGGAGAATACAAGTGCGGTTATTGCTGGAATGGGAGGTTCTACGATTGCATCTATAATAAATAGAAATATAAATAAAATTAAATATATGAACTATATTTTAATCCAACCTAATGCTTATTCTAAGGATATAAGGAAATATTTATATGATAAACAGTTTCATGTAGAAAAGGAAGATGTTATTTATAGTAAGGGAATATATTATGAGTATATACTAATTTTACCTAAACAACAAGAAAATTTAGATAAAGAATATATTAATTTTTTGGTGTGTTTTGATTATGATATGCCATTATGTATTTTTAATAATGCAGAGGGTAAATATAATGATTTTATAAAATATAAAATAAATAAATATAAGGGAGTATTATTTCATTTAAGAAAAAATAAATTATCTAATACGATTAAGTATGAAACGTTTAGTCGTAGAATTGAAATACTTGGGAGGTTTTTATTGTGA
- a CDS encoding Nif3-like dinuclear metal center hexameric protein has translation MKISEFIDRMELLVPSNLALSYDNVGLLIGNMESDITGLYISLDINEDIINKILDLKINTVITHHPVIFNSIKNLSFQYDNTDILKCIKHDINVLSYHTNLDMINNGVNDELINILKFEYNNISILEPSEIDSNLGIGRIVDLSRPLNINVIIDKIKTNLYINSMRLVNNRNDSINRICVINGSGNSLIKLCYGKNIDLVITGDITYHTAFEAYKNRLSILDIGHFNSENIAYMNVMKKICRTLDINDNLNIVYDDILTDIYNYI, from the coding sequence GTGAAAATTAGTGAGTTCATTGATAGAATGGAATTATTAGTTCCAAGTAACTTAGCATTATCATATGATAATGTAGGTTTATTGATAGGAAATATGGAAAGTGATATTACGGGATTATATATTTCATTAGATATTAATGAGGATATAATTAATAAAATATTAGATTTAAAAATAAATACTGTGATAACTCATCATCCAGTTATATTTAATTCAATCAAAAATTTAAGTTTTCAATATGATAATACAGACATATTAAAATGCATAAAGCATGATATCAATGTTTTATCTTATCACACTAATTTAGATATGATAAATAATGGGGTAAATGATGAATTAATTAACATACTGAAATTTGAATATAATAATATATCTATTTTAGAACCTAGTGAAATTGATTCTAATTTAGGAATAGGTAGAATTGTGGATCTTTCTAGACCTTTGAATATTAATGTAATTATAGATAAAATTAAAACTAATTTATACATAAATAGTATGAGATTAGTGAATAATAGAAATGATAGCATTAATAGGATATGCGTTATTAATGGATCGGGTAATAGTTTAATTAAACTATGTTATGGTAAGAATATAGATTTGGTTATCACTGGGGATATTACATACCATACTGCTTTTGAGGCGTATAAAAATAGGTTATCTATATTAGATATTGGTCATTTTAATTCAGAAAATATTGCATATATGAATGTAATGAAGAAGATATGTAGAACTTTAGATATAAATGATAATTTAAACATAGTTTATGATGATATTTTAACCGATATTTATAATTATATTTGA
- a CDS encoding alpha/beta hydrolase has protein sequence MKKNLYISVGIWLFGTVLLFGVLLSFIYYRTDYNIKNFVLYESKYLDFKYTNDYISLSNKINSSDEFGLIFCPGAFIKEEAYLPVLSELSKQGMKVYLLKYGHNFDMFNIGNINKILSSSDIKNYILVGHSFGGSKILNYLKQNGSNLIKCVVLLSSYGTNSQDFSDSNIKFLSIVGSEDKIINFKKYENYKNNLPSTTKYVYIEGGNHSYFGNYGLQFGDSVGSISKERQQFIVINEILKLVEEI, from the coding sequence GTGAAGAAAAATTTATATATTAGTGTAGGTATTTGGTTATTTGGGACAGTGCTATTATTTGGAGTATTACTTAGTTTTATTTATTATAGGACAGATTATAATATCAAAAATTTTGTGCTATATGAATCTAAGTATTTAGATTTTAAATATACTAATGATTATATATCCTTAAGTAATAAAATTAATAGTAGTGATGAGTTTGGATTAATATTTTGTCCTGGAGCATTTATTAAAGAAGAGGCGTATTTACCTGTTTTATCTGAATTATCAAAGCAAGGCATGAAGGTTTATCTGCTTAAATATGGACATAATTTTGATATGTTTAATATTGGCAATATAAATAAAATATTAAGTAGTTCAGATATTAAGAATTATATTTTAGTAGGACATTCTTTTGGAGGTAGTAAGATACTTAATTATTTGAAACAGAATGGATCAAATTTAATAAAGTGTGTTGTACTACTATCTTCTTATGGAACTAATAGTCAGGATTTTTCTGATAGTAATATAAAGTTTCTTTCTATTGTTGGTAGTGAAGATAAAATTATTAATTTTAAAAAATATGAAAACTATAAAAATAATTTACCTAGTACAACTAAATATGTTTACATAGAAGGTGGAAATCATTCTTATTTTGGTAATTATGGTTTGCAATTTGGTGATTCAGTTGGGTCAATTAGTAAAGAACGTCAACAATTTATTGTAATAAATGAAATATTAAAATTAGTAGAGGAAATATGA
- a CDS encoding dockerin type I domain-containing protein, producing MLKLNIKTIILSCIFYLFLNPNNITLAKNIDVNNDGIINHLDLHTISIHTGSDNKQYDINNDGIVDALDIAIVAKQIPSSQDSEAIFTAYDKNGISLDNFSKDNLINAISLASQNNGVVKYNDFIIWDNNSYFVYSNNEPNTSTKSLRNAVDSASLLDDSIVISKNGNVVYNKNLNFRKIIGVTRERVNLRSEPKMSARTDIMIPEGVLLEVSNIINGFYNVLYYDENNNLKTGYIPSYIDIIQDDINRSQLGYISAREESNGDPGAIGLNPNDKGGASFGVWQLASKTGSVDEFIKFIKDKDELIYLKLTEAKNKDNGNFEENFISTWKEIAYNQYEHFYELQRLFIKKNYYDSFIKIANKNNLNVDSLLNYNSTSNMIWSTAVQHGASGAVNIIKKISLNSSMDSIIESIYTERLNIISKSYPPNSSNPGIVSLYNGIKNRLENEKMEILRIYKRELSY from the coding sequence TTGTTGAAATTAAATATAAAGACAATAATTTTATCATGCATATTCTATTTATTTTTAAATCCAAATAATATAACTCTCGCTAAAAATATTGATGTAAACAATGATGGTATTATAAATCACTTAGATCTACATACAATTTCAATTCATACAGGATCTGATAATAAACAATATGATATAAATAATGATGGAATAGTTGATGCTTTAGATATAGCTATAGTTGCAAAACAAATACCTTCTAGTCAAGATTCAGAAGCAATATTCACAGCTTACGATAAAAATGGTATATCTTTAGATAATTTTTCAAAAGACAATTTAATAAATGCTATATCCTTAGCTTCCCAAAATAATGGAGTAGTTAAATATAACGATTTTATAATTTGGGACAATAATAGTTACTTTGTGTATTCAAATAATGAGCCGAATACATCCACAAAATCACTCCGCAATGCAGTAGACTCTGCATCATTATTAGATGATTCTATTGTAATATCTAAGAATGGAAATGTCGTATACAATAAAAATCTAAATTTTAGAAAGATAATTGGAGTTACAAGAGAAAGAGTCAATTTAAGAAGTGAGCCAAAGATGAGTGCAAGAACAGACATAATGATTCCAGAAGGAGTTTTACTAGAAGTAAGTAATATTATAAATGGATTTTACAACGTTTTATATTACGATGAAAATAATAATCTAAAAACTGGATACATACCAAGCTATATAGACATAATTCAAGATGATATAAACCGATCACAACTTGGCTACATATCTGCCAGAGAAGAATCTAATGGTGATCCTGGAGCTATTGGATTAAATCCAAATGATAAAGGTGGAGCCTCATTCGGTGTTTGGCAGTTAGCTAGTAAGACAGGATCTGTAGATGAATTTATAAAATTTATAAAAGATAAAGATGAATTAATATATCTAAAATTAACAGAAGCCAAAAATAAAGATAATGGAAATTTTGAAGAAAACTTTATATCTACGTGGAAAGAGATAGCATACAATCAATATGAACACTTCTACGAATTACAAAGATTATTTATAAAAAAGAACTACTACGATTCATTTATAAAAATAGCCAATAAAAATAACTTAAATGTTGATTCTTTGCTAAACTATAATTCAACATCAAATATGATATGGTCAACAGCAGTACAACATGGAGCTAGCGGGGCTGTAAATATCATTAAAAAAATATCATTAAATTCATCAATGGACTCAATTATAGAATCAATATACACAGAAAGATTAAATATAATATCAAAATCCTACCCACCAAATAGCTCAAATCCTGGCATAGTCTCACTATACAATGGTATTAAAAACAGATTAGAAAACGAAAAAATGGAAATATTAAGAATATATAAGAGAGAATTGTCCTATTAA
- a CDS encoding nicotinate phosphoribosyltransferase, translating into MFENHEMNLSLLVDFYELTMANNFILDEQEDVIACFDMFFRKIPDNGGYCIMAGLDQIITFIKNLKFTPEDIKFLESKNLFDKKFLDYLKNFKFSCDVYAIEEGFPIFPKEPIVTVKGPILECLLIETMLLLTLNHQILISTKASRICTAANGKDVLEFGSRRAQGYSGAIYGARASIIGGCIATSCTISEKKFNIPSFGTMAHSWIQMFDSEYEAFKTWAKYSPKNCVLLIDTYNVLKSGLPNAIRVFKELPKNDDRILGIRIDSGDITYLTKKAREILNKEGLHEVKIIVSNSLDENIITNVLSEGAEVDMFGVGERLITSKSEPVLGGVYKLCALYKNDVLIPKIKISENHDKITISGLKTVYRIFDSKTNMAIADLITNFYDTIDETKPLTIFDPNFTWKKKVITDFYTIKLHKKIFDKGVCVYKSPSVMEIHKIKNKEFSKLWPEITRLENPQNYFVDLSKNLWNSHQDLLNKYSNKYI; encoded by the coding sequence ATGTTTGAAAATCATGAAATGAATTTATCATTACTCGTAGATTTTTACGAACTAACTATGGCTAATAACTTCATTTTAGATGAACAAGAAGATGTTATAGCTTGTTTTGATATGTTCTTTAGAAAAATACCTGATAATGGTGGATACTGTATAATGGCTGGCTTAGATCAAATTATTACATTTATAAAAAATTTAAAATTCACTCCAGAAGACATAAAATTTTTAGAATCCAAAAATTTATTTGATAAAAAATTCTTAGACTACCTTAAAAATTTTAAATTTTCTTGTGATGTATACGCAATAGAAGAAGGATTTCCAATTTTCCCAAAAGAACCTATTGTTACAGTCAAAGGACCTATTTTAGAATGCCTACTAATTGAAACTATGCTTTTATTAACTTTAAATCATCAGATATTAATATCGACAAAGGCTAGTAGAATTTGTACTGCAGCTAATGGAAAAGATGTTTTAGAATTTGGCTCTAGGAGAGCCCAAGGATACAGTGGAGCAATTTATGGTGCAAGAGCTTCAATAATAGGCGGATGTATTGCCACATCATGTACAATATCGGAAAAAAAATTTAATATACCTTCATTTGGTACTATGGCTCACAGTTGGATTCAAATGTTTGATTCAGAATATGAAGCATTCAAAACATGGGCTAAATATTCACCCAAAAATTGTGTTCTATTAATTGACACTTATAATGTTTTAAAATCAGGATTACCAAACGCAATAAGGGTATTTAAGGAACTTCCTAAAAATGACGATAGAATTCTCGGAATTAGAATTGATAGTGGAGATATCACTTATCTTACCAAAAAAGCTAGGGAAATATTAAATAAGGAAGGTTTGCACGAGGTTAAAATAATAGTTTCAAATTCATTAGATGAAAATATAATAACAAATGTTCTATCTGAAGGGGCAGAAGTAGATATGTTCGGTGTTGGAGAAAGACTCATAACATCAAAGAGCGAACCCGTATTAGGAGGAGTATACAAGCTTTGTGCATTATATAAAAACGATGTCCTCATTCCTAAAATTAAAATTAGTGAAAACCATGATAAAATCACAATTTCAGGACTTAAAACAGTTTATAGAATATTCGATTCTAAAACAAATATGGCAATAGCAGATCTTATAACAAATTTTTATGATACAATAGACGAAACAAAACCACTTACTATATTTGATCCAAATTTTACATGGAAAAAAAAGGTGATAACTGATTTCTATACCATAAAATTACACAAAAAAATATTTGATAAAGGAGTTTGTGTATACAAATCTCCTAGTGTTATGGAAATACACAAAATTAAAAATAAAGAATTCTCTAAATTATGGCCAGAAATTACCAGACTTGAAAACCCTCAAAATTACTTTGTTGATTTATCAAAAAACTTATGGAATAGTCACCAAGATTTATTGAACAAATATTCAAATAAGTATATCTAA
- a CDS encoding ATP-dependent helicase: MFDEYQNDAIFSNEDKVLLVASPGSGKTTVLIEKLMHFISCGFKEDSILVITFTKKACENMKQRFAVSSKSSTSPHFYTFHALFYKIIKDNISFNFEIITEDHVYKFLSNILKNYIDSVSEYKIQLLVCEITRFNGSNKSIDEFETNLPKHVLDDVVKKYKRYKLDNNLYDFDDLEKEVLKLFQERKDILEFYRDKFKYILVDEFQDCNNVQFEILKMLSMKSKLFCVGDDDQSIYKFRGANPSIMVDFCDVFEGAKKYYLKYNYRSKHSIVKFSRNVIENNRIRNKKQLVGKKEEEGEVICKKFLEDSDQGKYIVDDIDNLQRRGVSLSDFAVLYRNHKDSFSILSEFIKRNIKINFLDNNFNIFELFYIRDIINLLLFIDNPTINNFKNICDKVTFLFSRRVNQIINKFDYGLNFFSVMDASFDKISYNDKRSIYNLRKMIKKFMKYPIGSRINGILNKLGYSVYLNNIIVQKNLNKAEIDYFIEYFYNLITNFKSIDEFNKNIRLINSVHGVNFGTIHSSKGMEFRYVYIINAQNIERDISLNSNISILYDEEEERRIFYVGITRAIDSLKILSPYFIDGRFNNRPLKFVGEGLMNPDYGNIDTCNVKKIYKNKVLLYVDGKKKSLDTKDYLKIT; the protein is encoded by the coding sequence ATGTTTGATGAATATCAAAATGATGCAATCTTTTCTAATGAGGATAAAGTTTTGTTAGTGGCATCACCTGGCAGTGGTAAGACAACAGTTCTTATAGAGAAACTTATGCATTTTATTAGTTGTGGTTTTAAAGAAGATAGTATTTTGGTGATTACATTTACTAAGAAGGCTTGTGAAAATATGAAACAAAGGTTTGCTGTATCAAGTAAATCGTCAACATCACCTCACTTTTATACTTTTCATGCTTTGTTTTATAAAATTATAAAAGACAATATAAGTTTTAATTTTGAAATTATTACAGAAGATCATGTTTATAAATTTTTAAGTAATATATTGAAGAATTACATAGATTCAGTAAGTGAGTATAAGATTCAATTGCTTGTGTGTGAGATTACTAGATTCAATGGAAGTAATAAGAGTATAGATGAGTTTGAGACAAATTTACCAAAGCATGTGTTAGATGATGTTGTAAAAAAATATAAGAGATATAAACTTGATAATAATTTATATGATTTTGATGATTTGGAAAAAGAAGTATTAAAATTATTTCAAGAAAGAAAAGATATTTTAGAATTTTATAGAGATAAGTTTAAATACATATTGGTTGATGAATTTCAGGATTGTAACAATGTTCAATTTGAAATTTTAAAAATGTTAAGCATGAAATCTAAATTATTTTGTGTAGGTGATGATGATCAGAGTATTTATAAATTTAGAGGTGCAAATCCATCTATAATGGTTGATTTTTGTGATGTGTTCGAAGGAGCTAAGAAATATTATTTAAAATATAATTATAGATCTAAGCATTCTATTGTTAAATTTTCACGTAATGTTATTGAAAACAATAGGATAAGGAATAAAAAACAATTAGTTGGTAAGAAGGAAGAAGAAGGTGAGGTTATTTGTAAAAAGTTTTTAGAGGATTCTGATCAGGGAAAATATATTGTAGATGATATAGATAATTTGCAAAGAAGAGGAGTAAGTTTATCTGATTTTGCAGTTTTATATAGGAATCATAAAGATTCTTTCAGTATATTGAGTGAATTTATTAAGAGGAATATCAAAATTAACTTTCTTGATAATAACTTTAATATATTTGAGCTTTTTTATATAAGAGATATAATAAATTTACTTTTATTTATAGATAATCCAACTATAAATAATTTTAAAAATATATGTGATAAGGTCACATTTTTGTTTAGTAGGAGAGTTAATCAGATTATAAATAAATTTGATTATGGCTTGAACTTTTTTAGTGTGATGGATGCAAGTTTTGATAAAATTTCTTATAATGATAAACGAAGTATATATAATTTGAGGAAAATGATTAAAAAATTTATGAAATACCCTATAGGTAGTAGAATTAATGGTATTTTAAATAAACTTGGGTATTCAGTGTATCTTAATAATATTATTGTACAAAAAAATCTGAATAAAGCGGAGATTGATTATTTTATAGAGTATTTTTATAATTTGATTACGAATTTTAAATCCATAGATGAGTTTAATAAAAATATTAGATTGATTAATTCTGTGCATGGAGTAAATTTTGGAACTATTCATTCTTCAAAGGGTATGGAATTTAGATACGTTTATATTATAAATGCTCAAAATATAGAAAGAGATATAAGTTTGAATAGTAATATAAGTATACTTTATGACGAAGAAGAGGAAAGGCGTATTTTTTATGTAGGAATTACTAGAGCTATAGATTCATTGAAGATTTTATCTCCATATTTTATAGATGGAAGATTTAATAATAGACCGTTAAAATTTGTTGGGGAAGGATTGATGAATCCTGACTATGGGAATATAGACACTTGTAATGTAAAAAAAATATATAAGAACAAGGTTCTTTTGTATGTTGATGGTAAAAAGAAGAGTTTAGATACTAAAGATTATTTAAAGATAACTTAG
- the ilvE gene encoding branched-chain-amino-acid transaminase translates to MSNDSIVYVNGKYVHKNEALVSVFDRGLLYGDGFFEGIRIYNGKIFMCNEHIDRFFDSAKFTNIILNYSKEEIVNIIYKLIEVNNIKDGYIRLVATRGSYNLGLTPPKDNIINPTLICIVSDITLYDKKFYDNGMSAVFSSFTRVSPSMLDPQCKSLNYLLNILAKMEAGNRGAQEAIFLNSNGIVTECTGDNIFIIKDSVIYTPPSYIGILNGITRILVIKILKDLGYDVREQEFTRYNVYTADECFLTGTAAEVIGVVNIDGRYVNDGNVGTHTRIIMNEYKKYIDSVCN, encoded by the coding sequence ATGAGTAATGATTCAATTGTTTATGTAAATGGTAAATATGTACATAAGAATGAAGCTTTGGTTTCAGTATTTGATAGAGGTTTGTTGTATGGTGATGGATTTTTTGAAGGAATAAGGATATATAATGGGAAGATATTTATGTGTAATGAACATATAGATAGATTTTTTGATTCGGCTAAGTTTACTAATATAATTTTAAATTATTCCAAAGAAGAAATAGTTAATATTATTTATAAACTTATAGAAGTGAATAATATCAAAGATGGGTATATAAGACTTGTAGCTACAAGAGGGTCTTACAATTTAGGACTTACACCTCCTAAAGATAATATAATTAATCCTACGTTAATTTGTATAGTGTCAGATATAACTCTTTATGATAAGAAGTTTTATGATAATGGAATGAGTGCTGTTTTTTCATCTTTTACTAGAGTTAGCCCATCTATGTTGGATCCTCAATGTAAATCTTTGAATTACCTGTTAAATATTTTGGCTAAGATGGAGGCTGGGAATAGGGGTGCTCAAGAGGCGATTTTCTTAAATTCTAATGGAATTGTTACAGAATGTACAGGAGATAATATTTTTATAATAAAAGATAGTGTCATTTATACACCACCTAGTTATATAGGAATATTAAATGGTATTACTAGAATTTTAGTTATTAAAATTTTGAAAGATTTAGGATATGATGTTAGAGAACAAGAGTTCACAAGATATAATGTTTATACAGCAGATGAATGTTTTTTAACAGGAACCGCTGCAGAGGTAATAGGTGTTGTTAATATTGATGGAAGGTATGTAAATGACGGAAATGTTGGAACTCATACTAGGATTATAATGAATGAATATAAGAAATATATAGATAGTGTTTGTAATTAG
- a CDS encoding sigma-70 family RNA polymerase sigma factor, which yields MNSKDSEIVLEYTNRRYIEDYIINNQKYLYRIAFSYVKNKDDAFEVVQNTIYKSLSSSRLIKDLNSVKPWVTRILINTSFNFLKKRYRDITNDEVFDSVEDCNVSVLDKIILKNALENLPIKLKTIVILRFFEDFKIKDISNILDMNENTVKTNLYKALKILKINLEEEGINV from the coding sequence ATGAATAGTAAAGATTCTGAAATAGTTTTAGAATATACTAATAGAAGATATATTGAAGATTATATAATAAACAATCAAAAGTATTTATACAGGATTGCATTTAGTTATGTAAAAAATAAGGATGATGCTTTTGAAGTAGTTCAAAATACTATTTATAAATCTTTGTCATCTAGTAGATTGATTAAAGATTTAAATTCGGTTAAACCCTGGGTTACTAGAATACTTATAAATACTAGTTTTAATTTTTTGAAGAAGAGATACAGAGATATTACCAATGATGAAGTATTTGATTCAGTTGAAGACTGTAATGTTAGTGTATTGGATAAAATTATTTTAAAAAATGCTTTGGAAAACCTCCCAATTAAATTGAAAACTATAGTCATTTTAAGGTTTTTTGAAGATTTTAAGATTAAGGATATTTCAAATATTTTGGATATGAATGAGAATACAGTTAAAACTAATTTATATAAAGCATTGAAAATACTTAAAATTAATTTAGAGGAGGAGGGTATTAATGTATAG